A single window of Rhizobium indicum DNA harbors:
- a CDS encoding GGDEF domain-containing protein codes for MMLDYNSLLLALGVSAACLAVTLMGSWLVRRAETVLLTATVGLVLVVSGIFVYSAYVNTPEKWLGVANFVLFHAGFATIWGAGKQFLTGRVSLLAIAIRALAAMVFSVVPMLSGYDGLAFIADNLAIALLLFATARQYWLARAEAPAPLLGITALYTLTAISFFLCAAVLISDGKLVLGKAPGNWAEDLSLAVCIAGMTGIGALSLALHQWRLAARHRLDAITDPLTGLLNRRALFDQYGTRPMGTTTAVIVFDIDHFKSVNDRFGHATGDRVLNVFAGELSAHCRTGDTAARLGGEEFVLVLKEIMPGRAELAAERIRRAFEAREIHIDDEMLKCTVSVGVAPGRSKSLDFDTMLSAADKALYVAKRAGRNRVELASYLKAVPVEATRTAS; via the coding sequence ATGATGCTTGACTATAACTCCCTCTTGTTGGCGCTCGGCGTCTCCGCGGCCTGCCTGGCGGTGACGCTGATGGGCAGTTGGCTTGTCCGTCGCGCAGAAACCGTGCTGTTGACCGCCACTGTCGGCCTTGTCCTCGTCGTCAGCGGCATTTTCGTCTATAGCGCTTATGTCAATACGCCGGAGAAATGGCTGGGCGTCGCCAATTTCGTGCTGTTTCATGCCGGTTTTGCCACCATCTGGGGCGCCGGCAAACAATTCCTCACCGGCCGGGTGTCTCTCCTCGCCATCGCGATCCGCGCGCTTGCGGCGATGGTCTTCTCCGTCGTGCCGATGCTGTCAGGCTATGACGGCCTGGCCTTCATCGCCGACAATCTCGCCATCGCCCTTTTGCTCTTTGCCACCGCCCGGCAATATTGGCTCGCCCGTGCCGAAGCACCGGCGCCGCTTCTCGGCATCACAGCGCTCTATACGTTGACGGCGATCTCCTTCTTTCTCTGCGCTGCGGTGCTGATATCAGACGGCAAGCTGGTGCTCGGCAAAGCCCCCGGCAACTGGGCCGAAGATCTGAGCCTTGCCGTCTGCATCGCCGGCATGACCGGGATCGGCGCGCTGTCGCTGGCGCTGCATCAATGGCGGCTCGCTGCCCGCCATCGCCTCGATGCGATCACCGATCCGCTGACCGGCCTGCTCAACCGCCGCGCCCTTTTCGACCAATACGGCACGCGCCCGATGGGAACGACCACGGCCGTCATCGTCTTCGATATCGACCATTTCAAATCCGTCAACGATCGCTTCGGCCATGCCACCGGCGACCGCGTCCTCAATGTCTTTGCCGGCGAACTTTCGGCCCATTGCCGCACCGGCGACACTGCTGCCCGGCTCGGCGGCGAGGAGTTCGTGCTGGTGCTGAAGGAGATCATGCCCGGCCGGGCGGAACTGGCGGCCGAGCGTATCCGCCGGGCGTTCGAGGCGCGCGAGATCCATATCGACGACGAGATGCTCAAATGCACGGTCAGCGTCGGCGTCGCCCCCGGCCGTTCAAAGAGCTTGGATTTCGACACCATGCTGAGTGCCGCCGACAAGGCGCTCTATGTCGCCAAGCGCGCCGGCCGCAACCGGGTCGAGCTTGCCAGCTACCTCAAGGCGGTTCCCGTCGAGGCAACGCGCACCGCGTCTTGA
- the pyrC gene encoding dihydroorotase, which yields MQSITIRRPDDWHLHLRDGAMLEGVIADTSRTFARAIIMPNLVPPVVTSADAKAYRERILKALPDGHRFQPLMTLYLTEHTSPDDVEEGKNSGLITAVKLYPAGATTNSHGGVRDMEKAMPVLERMAKIGLPLCVHGEVTTPEVDIFDREAVFIETVLDPLRQRLPELKVTMEHVTTSDGVDYIKAARGNLAGSITTHHLIINRNAILVGGIRPHYYCLPVAKRENHRLALRAAAVSGDPRFFLGTDSAPHVDPLKECACGCAGIYTSVNTMSCLAHVFEQESALERLEAFVSLNGPAWYGLQPNEERITLSRQAEPVVFPARIETGAGPVTVFDPMFPLHWQVVQQA from the coding sequence ATGCAATCGATCACCATCCGCCGTCCTGATGACTGGCACCTGCATCTGCGCGATGGCGCCATGCTGGAGGGCGTGATCGCCGATACGAGCCGCACCTTCGCCCGCGCCATCATCATGCCCAATCTCGTGCCGCCGGTCGTCACGTCAGCTGACGCCAAGGCCTATCGCGAGCGCATCCTCAAGGCCTTGCCGGACGGCCATCGCTTCCAGCCGCTGATGACGCTTTATCTCACTGAACATACCAGCCCCGATGACGTCGAAGAGGGGAAGAACAGCGGCCTCATCACCGCCGTGAAGCTTTATCCCGCCGGCGCCACGACCAATTCGCATGGCGGCGTGCGCGACATGGAAAAGGCGATGCCGGTGCTGGAGCGCATGGCGAAGATCGGCCTGCCGCTTTGCGTCCATGGCGAGGTGACGACGCCGGAGGTCGATATCTTCGATCGCGAGGCCGTCTTCATCGAGACCGTGCTCGATCCGCTGCGGCAGCGCCTGCCGGAGCTGAAGGTGACGATGGAGCATGTGACGACATCCGATGGCGTCGATTACATCAAGGCGGCCAGGGGCAATCTCGCCGGCTCGATCACCACCCACCATCTGATCATCAACCGCAACGCCATCCTCGTCGGCGGCATCCGCCCGCATTATTATTGCCTGCCGGTCGCGAAGCGTGAAAACCACCGGCTGGCCCTGCGTGCGGCGGCCGTCAGCGGTGACCCGCGCTTCTTCCTCGGCACGGATTCCGCGCCGCATGTCGATCCGCTGAAGGAATGCGCCTGCGGCTGCGCCGGCATCTATACCTCGGTCAATACGATGAGCTGCCTCGCCCATGTCTTCGAACAGGAAAGCGCGCTGGAGCGGCTCGAAGCCTTCGTGTCGCTGAACGGGCCGGCCTGGTACGGGCTACAGCCGAACGAGGAGCGCATCACCCTGTCGAGGCAGGCCGAGCCGGTTGTCTTTCCCGCGAGGATTGAAACTGGCGCCGGTCCCGTGACGGTGTTCGATCCGATGTTTCCCCTGCATTGGCAGGTGGTGCAGCAGGCGTAA
- a CDS encoding nucleoside triphosphate hydrolase gives MSARIDEIAGEVLDRAGHSRRFLVAIAGPPGAGKSTMADNLAEALKARGESAEVLPMDGFHMDNAILIERGLLARKGIPETFDVRGFLDIIRAVRLADQEVLVPVFDRSRELAIASARPVSPDHRFIIVEGNYLLFSLGKWAELEGVFDFSIMLAPPIEVLEERLWARWRGYSLTEEAASAKVYGNDLPNGRLILENRRPADVTLEIALA, from the coding sequence ATGAGCGCACGCATCGATGAAATCGCCGGCGAGGTGCTTGACCGCGCCGGCCATTCCCGGCGTTTCCTGGTCGCCATTGCCGGACCGCCGGGTGCCGGCAAATCGACCATGGCCGACAATCTGGCGGAAGCGCTGAAGGCCAGGGGCGAAAGTGCCGAAGTCCTGCCGATGGATGGCTTCCACATGGACAACGCCATCCTGATCGAACGCGGCCTGCTGGCGCGCAAGGGGATCCCCGAGACCTTCGATGTCCGGGGTTTCCTCGATATCATCCGCGCCGTCAGGCTGGCCGATCAGGAGGTTCTGGTGCCGGTCTTCGATCGCTCGCGTGAACTCGCCATCGCCTCGGCTCGCCCCGTTTCCCCCGATCATCGCTTCATCATCGTCGAGGGCAATTATCTGCTGTTTTCGCTCGGCAAATGGGCCGAGCTCGAAGGCGTTTTCGATTTTTCGATCATGCTGGCGCCCCCGATCGAGGTGCTCGAGGAGCGGCTCTGGGCGCGCTGGCGCGGTTATAGCCTCACCGAAGAGGCCGCCAGCGCCAAGGTCTACGGCAACGACCTGCCGAATGGCCGGCTGATCCTCGAAAACCGCCGCCCAGCCGATGTGACGCTGGAGATCGCGCTGGCGTGA
- a CDS encoding ATP-binding cassette domain-containing protein → MAREPLLTARGLVKRYGRVTALDNADFDLYPGEILAVIGDNGAGKSSLIKAISGAVTPDEGVITLEGRQVQFRSPMEARDAGIETVYQNLALSPALSIADNMFLGREIRKPGLLGSMFRMLDRPAMEKLARNKLTELGLMTIQNINQAVETLSGGQRQGVAVARAAAFGSKVIIMDEPTAALGVKESRRVLELILDVRARGLPIVLISHNMPHVFEVADRIHIHRLGRRLTVIDPKEYTMSDAVAFMTGAKAVPTEPVAA, encoded by the coding sequence ATGGCTCGCGAACCCCTTCTCACCGCCCGCGGTCTCGTCAAGCGTTATGGACGCGTGACCGCGCTCGACAATGCCGATTTCGACCTCTATCCGGGTGAAATCCTCGCCGTCATCGGCGATAACGGCGCCGGCAAGTCCTCGCTGATCAAGGCGATATCGGGCGCCGTCACCCCGGACGAGGGGGTGATCACGCTCGAAGGCCGGCAGGTGCAGTTCCGCTCGCCGATGGAGGCGCGCGACGCCGGCATCGAGACCGTCTATCAGAATCTCGCCTTGTCGCCGGCGCTGTCGATCGCCGACAACATGTTCCTCGGCCGCGAGATCCGCAAACCTGGCCTGCTCGGCTCGATGTTCCGCATGCTCGACCGGCCGGCCATGGAAAAGCTGGCGCGCAACAAGCTCACCGAACTCGGCCTGATGACCATCCAGAACATCAACCAGGCGGTGGAAACGCTCTCCGGCGGTCAGCGCCAGGGTGTCGCGGTCGCCCGTGCCGCAGCCTTCGGCTCGAAGGTCATCATCATGGACGAACCGACGGCAGCGCTCGGCGTCAAGGAAAGCCGCCGCGTGCTGGAACTGATCCTCGACGTCAGGGCCCGCGGCCTGCCGATCGTGCTGATCTCCCACAACATGCCGCATGTCTTCGAAGTGGCCGACCGGATCCACATTCACCGTCTCGGCCGGCGGCTGACGGTGATCGATCCGAAGGAATACACCATGTCCGACGCCGTCGCCTTCATGACCGGCGCCAAGGCGGTGCCAACGGAGCCCGTCGCCGCATGA
- a CDS encoding ABC transporter permease: protein MTGTQEFERVLDGSDKSVASFEHEKVSLIKRAQHFLHSTPAAVPLIVLVLAIVIFGMTIGGRFFSSYTLTLILQQIAIVGILGAAQTLVILTAGIDLSIGVIMVISAVVMGNVAITYGIPTPIAVAAGMLVGGLCGLLNGFLVAYMKLPPFIVTLGTWNIVMATNFIYSANETIRDTDVDEKAPLLHLFAVSFKLGSAVLTLGVIAMVLLVLVLWYVLNHTAWGRHVYAVGDDPEAAKLSGIQTKKVLLTVYAISGVIAGLAAWVSIGRNGSISPSSAVTDFNLQAITATVIGGISLFGGRGSILGTLFGAMIVGVVSMGLNMLGADPQWKVLLTGVLIIAAVAIDQWIRKVSV from the coding sequence ATGACCGGAACACAGGAATTCGAACGTGTCCTCGACGGCAGCGACAAGAGCGTTGCCTCCTTCGAGCACGAGAAAGTCTCGCTGATCAAGCGCGCGCAGCATTTTCTCCACTCGACGCCGGCCGCCGTGCCGCTGATCGTGCTGGTGCTGGCGATCGTCATCTTCGGGATGACGATCGGCGGACGGTTCTTCTCGTCCTATACGCTGACGCTGATCCTGCAGCAGATCGCCATCGTCGGTATTCTCGGCGCCGCCCAGACGCTGGTCATCCTGACGGCCGGCATCGATCTTTCGATCGGCGTCATCATGGTGATCTCGGCCGTCGTCATGGGCAATGTCGCGATCACCTACGGCATACCGACGCCGATCGCGGTCGCAGCCGGCATGCTTGTCGGCGGCCTTTGCGGATTGCTGAACGGCTTCCTCGTCGCCTACATGAAGCTGCCGCCCTTCATCGTCACGCTCGGCACCTGGAACATCGTCATGGCGACGAATTTCATCTATTCCGCCAATGAGACGATCCGCGACACCGACGTCGACGAAAAGGCGCCGCTGCTGCATCTTTTCGCCGTGAGCTTCAAGCTCGGCAGCGCCGTGCTCACCCTCGGCGTCATCGCCATGGTGCTGCTCGTCCTGGTGCTCTGGTATGTCCTCAATCACACCGCCTGGGGCCGGCATGTCTATGCGGTCGGCGATGATCCGGAGGCGGCCAAGCTCTCCGGCATTCAGACCAAGAAGGTGCTGCTGACCGTTTACGCCATCTCGGGCGTCATTGCCGGCTTGGCGGCCTGGGTCTCGATCGGCCGCAACGGCTCGATCTCGCCGTCCTCTGCCGTCACCGATTTTAACCTCCAGGCGATCACCGCGACTGTGATCGGCGGCATCTCGCTGTTCGGCGGCCGCGGCTCCATTCTCGGCACGCTCTTCGGTGCCATGATCGTCGGCGTCGTCTCGATGGGCCTCAACATGCTCGGCGCCGACCCGCAATGGAAAGTCCTTTTGACAGGCGTGCTGATCATTGCCGCCGTCGCCATCGATCAGTGGATCAGAAAGGTTTCGGTGTAA
- a CDS encoding sugar ABC transporter substrate-binding protein yields the protein MKKSVLAFGALALGVTFSAPVMAADVAACLITKTDTNPFFVKMKEGATAKAKELGVSLKSYAGKVDGDSESQVAAIESCIADGAKGILIAASDTKGIVSSVKKAREAGLLVIALDTPLEPADAADATFATDNLLAGKLIGQWAKETMGDKAKDAKVGFLDLTPSQPTVDVLRDQGFMMGFGIDPKDPNKIGDEDDARIVGHDVTNGNEEGGRKAMENLLQKDPSINVIHTINEPAAVGAYQALKAVGMEKNVLIVSVDGGCPGVKSVKEGVIGATSQQYPLMMAALGVEAIKKFADNGEKPKPTEGKSFYDTGVSLVTDKPVSGVKSIDTKEGTDKCWG from the coding sequence ATGAAGAAATCTGTTCTCGCTTTCGGCGCGCTCGCGCTTGGTGTCACCTTTTCCGCTCCTGTGATGGCGGCTGACGTTGCTGCCTGCCTCATCACCAAGACCGACACCAACCCCTTCTTCGTCAAGATGAAGGAAGGTGCGACCGCCAAGGCCAAGGAACTCGGCGTCTCGCTGAAGTCCTATGCCGGCAAGGTCGACGGTGACAGCGAAAGCCAGGTGGCCGCGATCGAAAGCTGCATTGCCGACGGCGCAAAGGGCATCCTGATTGCTGCTTCCGACACCAAGGGCATCGTGTCTTCGGTCAAGAAGGCGCGTGAAGCCGGCCTGCTGGTCATCGCTCTCGACACGCCGCTCGAGCCGGCCGATGCCGCCGACGCCACCTTCGCCACCGACAACCTGCTCGCCGGCAAGCTGATCGGCCAGTGGGCCAAGGAAACGATGGGCGACAAGGCCAAGGATGCCAAGGTCGGCTTCCTCGACCTGACCCCGTCGCAGCCGACGGTCGACGTTCTGCGCGACCAGGGCTTCATGATGGGCTTCGGCATCGATCCGAAGGACCCGAACAAGATCGGCGACGAGGACGATGCTCGTATCGTCGGTCATGACGTGACCAACGGCAATGAAGAAGGCGGCCGCAAGGCCATGGAAAACCTTCTGCAGAAGGATCCGAGCATCAACGTCATCCACACGATCAACGAGCCGGCCGCTGTCGGCGCCTATCAGGCGCTGAAGGCCGTCGGCATGGAAAAGAACGTGCTGATCGTCTCGGTCGACGGCGGTTGCCCGGGTGTGAAGTCGGTCAAGGAAGGCGTCATCGGCGCCACCTCGCAGCAATATCCGCTGATGATGGCAGCCCTTGGCGTCGAAGCGATCAAGAAGTTCGCCGACAATGGTGAAAAGCCGAAGCCGACCGAAGGCAAGTCCTTCTACGACACCGGCGTCTCGCTCGTCACCGACAAGCCGGTTTCCGGCGTCAAGTCGATCGACACCAAGGAAGGCACGGACAAGTGCTGGGGCTGA
- a CDS encoding ROK family transcriptional regulator, whose protein sequence is MSSLDGPEHTPVPPPILNPAGGANQVRVRAYNERLVLSLVRLYGALSKADIARRSGLSAQTVSVIMRVLEKEGLLSRGEPVRGRVGQPSIPMHINPDAVYSFGLKMGRRSADLVLMDFVGRIRMQLHRTYAYPLPDEILAFVTSGIRELEERLDDKQRGRIAGLGIAAPFELWNWAEEVGAPAGAMEVWRDVDLQADIAARVSHPVFMQNDATSACGAELVFGVGPSYPDFVYFFIGSFIGGGIVLNSAIFSGRTGTAGAIGPLPVRGKNGETMQLLEIASIFVLENMLRERGIDPEPLWYSADGWVDFGEPMEAWIQDSAKALAQAIVAAASIVDFSAAVIDGGFPDWVRSRVVQATIDEAAKLDLQGVVMPEIIEGAVGAQARAIGGASLPIFARYLTDQNVLFKEVDHAERT, encoded by the coding sequence ATGTCGTCCTTGGATGGACCGGAACACACGCCGGTCCCGCCACCAATTCTGAATCCGGCCGGAGGTGCGAACCAGGTCAGGGTGCGAGCCTATAACGAACGGCTCGTGCTGTCGCTGGTGCGTCTCTACGGCGCATTGTCGAAGGCCGATATCGCGCGCCGCAGCGGGCTGTCGGCGCAGACCGTCTCCGTCATCATGCGGGTGCTGGAGAAGGAAGGGCTGCTGTCGCGCGGGGAACCGGTGCGCGGCCGTGTCGGCCAGCCGTCGATCCCGATGCATATCAATCCCGATGCTGTCTATTCCTTCGGCCTGAAGATGGGCCGGCGCAGCGCCGATCTGGTGCTGATGGATTTCGTCGGCCGCATCCGCATGCAGTTGCACCGGACCTATGCCTATCCGCTGCCGGATGAAATCCTCGCCTTCGTCACCTCGGGCATCCGGGAACTCGAAGAGCGGCTCGACGACAAGCAGCGCGGCCGTATTGCCGGCCTCGGCATCGCCGCGCCTTTCGAGCTCTGGAACTGGGCCGAAGAGGTGGGCGCGCCGGCTGGCGCCATGGAGGTCTGGCGCGATGTCGACCTGCAGGCCGACATCGCCGCGCGCGTCTCGCATCCGGTCTTCATGCAGAACGATGCGACCAGCGCCTGCGGCGCCGAACTGGTCTTCGGCGTCGGGCCGTCCTACCCGGATTTTGTCTATTTCTTCATCGGCTCCTTCATCGGCGGCGGCATCGTCCTGAATTCGGCGATCTTTTCCGGCCGCACCGGCACGGCGGGCGCGATCGGGCCGCTGCCTGTGCGCGGCAAAAACGGCGAGACTATGCAGCTGCTTGAAATCGCCTCGATTTTCGTGCTCGAAAACATGCTGCGCGAGCGGGGCATCGATCCCGAGCCGCTCTGGTATTCGGCCGACGGCTGGGTGGATTTCGGCGAGCCGATGGAAGCCTGGATCCAGGATAGCGCCAAGGCGCTGGCGCAGGCGATCGTCGCCGCCGCCTCGATCGTCGATTTTAGCGCGGCCGTCATCGACGGCGGCTTTCCCGATTGGGTGCGCAGCCGCGTGGTGCAGGCCACCATCGATGAAGCCGCCAAGCTCGACCTGCAGGGCGTCGTCATGCCCGAAATCATCGAGGGCGCTGTCGGCGCACAGGCGCGCGCCATCGGCGGCGCCAGCCTGCCGATCTTCGCGCGTTACCTCACCGACCAGAACGTACTCTTCAAGGAGGTAGACCATGCTGAAAGGACTTGA
- a CDS encoding RbsD/FucU family protein — translation MLKGLDPLLSPELLLTLRAMGHGDEIAIVDGNYPGVEHARRLIRLDGHRLIPVLNAVLSVLPIDDFVAEAIFRSTIKAERDKLDPVHEEMIDCCARHEPHRQVVPLIGQDFYGRVKAAHAVIQTGEPRLYANIILRKGVIYPKEADAHAAAEVDPFVY, via the coding sequence ATGCTGAAAGGACTTGATCCGCTGTTGAGCCCGGAGCTGCTTCTGACGCTTCGCGCCATGGGCCACGGCGACGAGATCGCCATCGTCGACGGCAATTATCCGGGCGTCGAACATGCCCGCCGGCTGATCCGGCTCGACGGCCACCGCCTCATCCCGGTTCTCAACGCCGTGCTCAGCGTGTTGCCGATCGACGATTTCGTGGCGGAAGCGATCTTCCGCTCGACCATCAAGGCCGAGCGCGACAAGCTCGACCCCGTGCACGAGGAGATGATCGACTGCTGCGCCCGCCACGAGCCGCACCGGCAGGTGGTGCCGCTGATCGGCCAGGATTTCTACGGACGGGTGAAGGCTGCCCATGCGGTGATCCAGACCGGCGAGCCGAGGCTCTATGCCAACATCATCCTGCGCAAGGGCGTGATCTACCCCAAGGAAGCGGACGCCCATGCGGCGGCCGAGGTGGATCCGTTCGTCTACTAG